AACGGGCGATCTGTGCCTCACCGGAATATCTGGAAAGACATGGTGTGCCGCAGCATCCGTCTGAATTGCAAGATCATAATTGTCTGTTCTTCAGTACGCTGCCCCATCTGAATGAGTGGATATTCAAGGTGCCGGAGGGAGAGTATCCCTTCCGCCCACAGGGGAACTTCTCGGCCAATAACGGCGAGACGATCCACGATATGGCCCTTTCCGGCCTTGGCATTGCGCGTCTGGCGGAATTCCTGGTGGCGCCCGACGTACGGGATGGAAAGCTGGTCCGGATTCTGCAAGATTATTATCGCGACATCACTGTGCCGATCCATGCGCTGTATCCGACGCGGCGCCATCTTTCCCCGAAACTGCGCGCTTTCGTTGACTTCCTGGTTGAGAAGTTCAGCCCCGTCCCCCCTTGGGAGCGCCTCTGATCTTAAAGGGGCGGTTGATACCAGCCCCGTCGCCAATAATTTGAGAACCAAAAAAAACCGGAGGTCCAATAGGGCCTCCGGTAAGTGGATGGGTTAGGACAGAAAGCGGGCTTTTCCCAACGCTGTCGAGGATCAATCTAGGCTTCTGGCCGTCATGTCTCATTGATTCATATCAATGGCATTCGACGAATTGACCGACTTTTGTCTCCAAATTTAAGGATTTGCCGGAATTCTGCGGTTTTCACACACCAGGGTGCGACAATGTTGACCAGTTCTGATGCAGATTATCCTTGAAAAGCCTGGCTGAAACAGTACATATCTAAATAGGACCAAATTAGTACGGTTTAGGGAAATGTTCCGGTTAAGCCGCCTGACAGATTACGGCTTCGTAGTACTCAGCCAAATGGCCACAAGCGTGGGTGAAACAGTCACCGCGCCTGAATTGGCCGAAGGCACCGCGTTGCCGTTGCCGACCGTTGCCAAGACTTTGAAGCTTTTGGCAAAGGCCGGTGTGATTGCCTCCCATCGCGGGGTTGGCGGCGGTTATGCCCTGGAGCGGGGCCCTGAAGATGTCAGCGTATCGGAAATAATAACCGCCCTGGATGGGCCCGTGGCTTTGACGGCTTGTGTCGAAGGGGCCGAGGGCGCATGCGATGTGGAGAACCTCTGCCCCATGCGCGGGCACTGGGACCCGATCAACATGGCGGTCAAAACGGCGCTCGACGCCGTGAGCCTCGCGGATATCGTGGCAAATCCGGCCGTACCGGACTTCATAAACGTAAAACCAAAGGCTGTGGGCGACCAAACCACGGTGGATCAGTAACTGGATCGGACGCAGAAAATGGCGGCTACTACAGAGACCATTCAAAAAGTTGGCGAGCTTGGTGACAAATATAAATACGGCTTTGTCACCGAGATCGAGATGGAGCGCGCGCCCAAGGGGTTGAACGAAGATATCATTCGCTTCATCTCCGCCAAGAAGGAGGAGCCGGAATGGCTTCTGGAATGGCGATTGAAGGCCTATGAACATTGGAAGTCCATGCCGGACCCGGAATGGGCGAAGCTGAACATTCCAGCCATCGATTACAACGGCATCTATTACTACGCCGCACCGAAGGCCGACGACGACAAACCTAAGTCGCTGGACGAGGTCGATCCCAAGCTGCTGGAAACCTATGCCAAGCTGGGCATTCCGCTGAAAGAGCAGGAAGTGCTGGCCGGGGTGAAGGGCGCGCCGAAGGTTGCTGTCGACGCCGTGTTCGACAGTGTGTCGGTTGCGACCACCTATAAGAAGACCCTGGAAGAAAAAGGCATTGTCTTTTGTTCCATCTCTGAGGCGGTGAAAACCCATCCGGAACTGGTGAAGAAGTATCTGGGCTCCGTTGTTCCCTATTCGGATAACAAGCATGCCTGCCTGAACAGTGCGGTCTTTACCGACGGGTCCTTCGTCTACATTCCGAAGGGCGTGCGCTGTCCGATGGAACTGTCGACTTATTTCCGTATCAATGCGGAAGAAACCGGCCAGTTCGAACGCACCCTGATCGTGGCCGACGAAGGGGCCTATGTCTCCTATCTGGAAGGTTGCACCGCGCCGCAGCGCGATGAAAACCAGCTGCATGCCGCCGTGGTGGAGCTGATCACGCTGGACGATGCGGAAATCAAATATTCCACGGTTCAGAACTGGTACCCCGGTGATGAAGACGGCAAGGGCGGCATCTATAACTTCGTGACTAAGCGTGGCGCCTGTCGTGGCCGCAATTCCAAGATAAGCTGGACCCAGGTGGAAACCGGTTCTGCGATCACCTGGAAATATCCAAGCTGTATCCTGCAGGGTGATAATTCGGTTGGTGAGTTCTATTCGGTGGCGATCACCAATAACCGCCAGCAGGCCGATACCGGCACCAAGATGATCCATATCGGCAAAAACACGTCCTCGCGCATTATTTCCAAGGGGATTTCCGCCGGCCGCGCGGAACAGACCTATCGCGGCCTTGTCCGGGTACAGCCCAAGGCGGATGGCGCGCGCAACTATACGCAATGCGACAGCCTGCTGATCGGTGATCAGTGTGGCGCGCATACCACCCCCTATATCGAATCCAAGAACCCGACGGCCAAAGTGGAGCATGAAGCGAC
The Aestuariispira ectoiniformans genome window above contains:
- a CDS encoding SUF system Fe-S cluster assembly regulator, with the protein product MFRLSRLTDYGFVVLSQMATSVGETVTAPELAEGTALPLPTVAKTLKLLAKAGVIASHRGVGGGYALERGPEDVSVSEIITALDGPVALTACVEGAEGACDVENLCPMRGHWDPINMAVKTALDAVSLADIVANPAVPDFINVKPKAVGDQTTVDQ
- the sufB gene encoding Fe-S cluster assembly protein SufB; its protein translation is MAATTETIQKVGELGDKYKYGFVTEIEMERAPKGLNEDIIRFISAKKEEPEWLLEWRLKAYEHWKSMPDPEWAKLNIPAIDYNGIYYYAAPKADDDKPKSLDEVDPKLLETYAKLGIPLKEQEVLAGVKGAPKVAVDAVFDSVSVATTYKKTLEEKGIVFCSISEAVKTHPELVKKYLGSVVPYSDNKHACLNSAVFTDGSFVYIPKGVRCPMELSTYFRINAEETGQFERTLIVADEGAYVSYLEGCTAPQRDENQLHAAVVELITLDDAEIKYSTVQNWYPGDEDGKGGIYNFVTKRGACRGRNSKISWTQVETGSAITWKYPSCILQGDNSVGEFYSVAITNNRQQADTGTKMIHIGKNTSSRIISKGISAGRAEQTYRGLVRVQPKADGARNYTQCDSLLIGDQCGAHTTPYIESKNPTAKVEHEATTSKISEDQLFYCLQRGMTEEDAVSLIVNGFCKEVMQTLPMEFAVEAQKLIGISLEGSVG